The Paenibacillus sp. FSL R7-0204 genome includes a region encoding these proteins:
- a CDS encoding sensor histidine kinase: protein MSIVRKMIVGYIFLIFIPVVTFGYYYYSKIYDSVSSQFVESRQKILEQAYANMKADLARIDSTQRMLQYNPYVTDYLDGSYETDSESVYAYNRYINPVILQSLNISPEIDTFRIYITKPGVLPITDRLLELSALNEQGAEATRMLRPGQGKWIIPDPEVEAPPLVFYQKIYNNDFTEIVGLLELRVGSELIRKFYRATGGGDWTALLLPAEGEPLMRAGIPAAVDDATWSRLASGEAQTYFINREVIVNQLYMKELGVRVAVIGKVSEVFHSIRSQELVMITTFAVLLALLSFAYYTLASTITKRVLRLARHMRNLNDDNLKQSVSKEDKPGRRDEISFLTETYNSMLLRMDELINNVHRAELRNKEAAYKVLQAQIKPHFLYNTLETIRMLAESNNDKEVAEISYWFGKLMRYSLSAQDDHTVLSQELETVVFYLNIHKMRLQKRLTYEVDVAVAAETLICPRFILQPLVENSIVHGAAVTLRPVHILIQAKETAEEIRISVSDSGLGIPEEQVQQLRARLSRGEEVKTREEAEGGVGLYNVSERIKSFYGGTSRLELESEEGKGTCLAIILSKGAAEQA, encoded by the coding sequence GTGAGCATTGTACGCAAGATGATAGTAGGGTATATCTTTCTGATTTTTATTCCTGTAGTTACGTTTGGCTACTATTATTATAGTAAGATCTATGACAGTGTAAGCAGCCAGTTTGTGGAGAGCCGTCAAAAGATACTGGAGCAGGCCTATGCCAATATGAAGGCGGATCTGGCCCGGATTGATTCCACCCAGCGTATGCTCCAGTACAACCCGTATGTCACAGACTATCTGGACGGCAGCTATGAGACGGACTCAGAGAGCGTATATGCCTATAACCGTTATATCAATCCGGTGATTCTGCAATCGCTTAATATCAGTCCTGAGATCGACACGTTCAGAATCTATATAACCAAGCCGGGCGTGCTGCCCATTACTGACCGGCTGCTCGAACTATCGGCGCTGAACGAACAGGGTGCCGAGGCTACCCGTATGCTGCGGCCGGGACAGGGCAAATGGATCATTCCCGATCCTGAGGTGGAAGCGCCCCCGCTGGTATTCTACCAGAAAATATATAATAATGACTTTACCGAGATTGTGGGACTGCTGGAGCTGCGGGTTGGCAGTGAGCTGATCCGCAAATTCTACCGGGCAACAGGCGGAGGGGATTGGACCGCGCTGCTTCTGCCGGCAGAGGGCGAGCCGCTTATGCGGGCAGGTATCCCCGCAGCGGTGGACGATGCCACCTGGAGCAGACTGGCTTCGGGAGAAGCGCAGACGTATTTCATTAACCGGGAGGTCATTGTTAATCAGCTATATATGAAGGAACTGGGTGTGCGTGTCGCCGTAATCGGCAAGGTATCCGAGGTGTTCCACTCGATCCGGAGCCAGGAGCTGGTGATGATTACGACATTTGCGGTGCTGCTTGCGTTATTGTCGTTTGCCTATTACACCCTTGCTTCAACGATTACGAAGCGCGTTCTCCGCCTCGCCAGACATATGCGCAATCTGAATGATGACAACCTGAAGCAATCGGTCAGCAAGGAGGATAAGCCGGGCCGCAGGGATGAGATCAGCTTCCTGACCGAGACCTATAATTCGATGCTCCTGCGCATGGATGAGCTGATCAACAATGTCCACCGGGCCGAGCTGCGCAATAAGGAAGCCGCTTACAAGGTGCTCCAGGCCCAGATCAAGCCGCATTTTCTCTATAATACACTGGAGACCATCCGCATGCTGGCCGAATCGAACAACGACAAGGAAGTGGCGGAGATCTCTTACTGGTTCGGTAAGCTGATGCGCTACAGCCTGTCCGCCCAAGACGATCATACCGTTCTCTCCCAAGAGCTAGAGACTGTAGTGTTCTACCTCAATATTCACAAAATGCGGCTGCAAAAAAGACTTACCTATGAGGTCGATGTCGCTGTGGCTGCCGAGACCCTGATCTGTCCAAGATTCATCCTCCAGCCGCTGGTCGAGAATAGTATTGTTCACGGAGCTGCCGTGACGCTGCGGCCGGTCCATATCCTGATTCAGGCGAAGGAGACGGCGGAGGAGATCCGAATCAGCGTGTCGGACAGCGGCCTTGGCATTCCTGAAGAACAGGTGCAGCAGCTTCGTGCCCGGTTATCCCGCGGGGAAGAGGTGAAAACTCGGGAAGAGGCGGAGGGAGGCGTGGGCCTGTATAATGTCAGCGAGCGGATTAAATCATTCTATGGCGGGACTTCACGGCTGGAGCTTGAGAGTGAAGAGGGCAAGGGGACCTGCCTGGCCATCATCCTATCGAAAGGGGCGGCAGAGCAAGCATGA
- a CDS encoding extracellular solute-binding protein, with product MNKSRSFKIVAAALSMAVVLSACGGNGGNTGQPAPSGSPDAAAGGNAPAKPGQVKELSLFIDASWYPVTEWKGPVADMITEKTGVKLKVTVATDDKQLPLMIASGDLPDLVFTSSNIDRLSDSKLSYSWNELIEKYAPDFKIDKTRIAIHTMDDGKFYTVRNSFATQEEMKNSKYSLGSDGNPGIAVREDILKELGNPPIKTLDDFVKVLGMVKEKYPEMVPLIMDKDWIEQYFLAQFGTETLLDGWYEQDGKVEYAIRQPKMLDFFKFMNSLYRNGYILAENFALANDQIDDQYATGGKAFAHSHTVSTADTDNIKIKSNQGNFSFKMLPSVLSKDAKVVSSGLGFSGTFITKKNKDPEASIKFLQYLASDEGKKLTMFGVEGVHWTWNEEGHPDFKYNPSDADFVNSNGIKWWYLYNDGVTEGMLSYVPELQKTQALMELKAVRIYKPELGLIQTQPDSQEKTIKTKIDEMVKNEKVKIYLAESEEAAVAAYENMLKNAENIGLQKLTDWANATYQKKKELFK from the coding sequence TTGAACAAAAGCAGAAGCTTCAAGATCGTTGCAGCCGCACTCTCAATGGCCGTCGTGTTATCCGCCTGCGGCGGTAACGGGGGAAATACCGGCCAGCCCGCCCCGTCCGGCAGCCCGGACGCCGCAGCAGGCGGGAATGCGCCGGCCAAGCCCGGACAGGTGAAGGAGTTAAGCCTCTTCATCGATGCGTCGTGGTACCCGGTTACGGAATGGAAGGGCCCGGTCGCCGACATGATTACTGAGAAGACAGGAGTGAAGCTCAAGGTTACGGTCGCTACCGATGATAAGCAGCTTCCGCTGATGATTGCCTCCGGTGACCTGCCGGACCTGGTGTTCACCTCTTCCAACATAGACCGGTTATCCGACTCGAAGCTGTCATATTCCTGGAATGAGCTGATTGAGAAATATGCGCCGGATTTCAAGATTGACAAGACCCGGATTGCCATTCATACCATGGATGACGGCAAGTTCTATACCGTGCGGAACTCCTTTGCGACCCAGGAGGAGATGAAGAATAGTAAATATTCGTTAGGCAGCGACGGCAACCCGGGCATCGCGGTCCGGGAGGATATTCTGAAGGAGCTGGGGAATCCGCCGATCAAGACCCTGGATGATTTCGTCAAGGTGCTGGGCATGGTCAAGGAGAAATATCCCGAGATGGTCCCGCTGATCATGGACAAGGACTGGATTGAACAGTATTTCCTGGCCCAGTTCGGTACGGAGACCCTGCTCGACGGCTGGTATGAACAGGACGGCAAGGTGGAATATGCGATCAGGCAGCCCAAGATGCTGGACTTCTTCAAGTTCATGAATAGCCTGTACCGCAACGGCTATATCCTGGCTGAGAATTTCGCACTGGCCAATGACCAGATTGATGATCAATATGCTACGGGCGGCAAAGCCTTCGCCCATAGCCATACTGTATCCACGGCAGATACCGATAACATCAAGATCAAGAGCAATCAGGGGAACTTCTCCTTTAAGATGCTGCCAAGCGTATTGTCGAAGGATGCCAAGGTAGTCAGCTCAGGACTCGGCTTCTCCGGAACCTTCATCACCAAGAAGAATAAGGACCCGGAGGCCTCCATCAAATTCCTTCAGTATCTGGCGAGCGATGAAGGCAAGAAGCTGACGATGTTCGGAGTCGAAGGGGTACACTGGACCTGGAATGAAGAGGGCCACCCCGACTTCAAATATAATCCGTCCGATGCCGATTTCGTGAACAGCAACGGGATTAAATGGTGGTATCTCTATAACGATGGGGTTACTGAGGGTATGCTGTCCTATGTTCCTGAGCTGCAGAAGACCCAGGCGCTGATGGAACTGAAGGCGGTCCGTATCTACAAGCCGGAGCTCGGCCTGATTCAGACCCAGCCGGATTCACAGGAGAAGACCATTAAGACCAAGATCGATGAGATGGTCAAAAATGAGAAGGTCAAAATCTATCTGGCTGAATCGGAGGAAGCCGCAGTAGCAGCCTATGAGAATATGCTGAAGAACGCAGAGAACATCGGCCTGCAGAAGCTGACCGACTGGGCGAATGCGACCTATCAGAAGAAGAAAGAACTGTTCAAGTAA
- a CDS encoding carbohydrate ABC transporter permease yields MLKSQRQKDFVFDSVIYVVLFIIMLTMLYPFYYVLIASFNKGSDSLLGGVYLWPRNFTLENYRVFMDDPKWVKAFLISVLRTVSGTLLGLLLTSIVAYGLSHRDLLFSKVYFTVIVFAMYFSGGLIPYYVVLRSLGLLNSFAVYIIPSMLSTFFLLIAISFFREIPAELKESAHIDGAGELTIFFRIILPVSTPVLATMALFMGVGQWNSWLDSAYFVQSEELRTLAFRMMEVINKSNSPMDSLAVANSASAGVTSFSLQVTSMVVSIVPIICVYPFLQKYFVHGIMLGSVKG; encoded by the coding sequence ATGCTGAAGAGTCAGCGGCAGAAGGATTTTGTTTTTGACAGCGTGATCTATGTGGTATTGTTCATTATTATGCTCACGATGCTGTATCCGTTCTATTATGTGTTAATTGCTTCCTTCAATAAAGGCTCGGACTCGCTGCTGGGCGGTGTGTATCTGTGGCCCCGGAACTTTACCCTGGAGAATTACCGGGTGTTCATGGATGATCCCAAGTGGGTGAAGGCGTTTCTGATCTCCGTACTGCGGACGGTGTCCGGCACCTTGCTCGGACTGCTGCTCACCAGCATCGTCGCTTACGGTCTATCCCATCGAGATCTGTTATTCAGCAAGGTCTATTTCACAGTGATCGTTTTCGCCATGTACTTCTCCGGCGGACTGATCCCATATTATGTAGTCCTGCGTTCACTAGGTTTGTTAAATTCCTTTGCAGTGTACATTATCCCGTCCATGCTCAGCACGTTCTTCCTGCTCATTGCGATTTCATTCTTCCGCGAAATTCCTGCTGAGCTAAAAGAGTCTGCGCATATAGACGGGGCCGGCGAGCTTACGATATTCTTCCGCATCATCCTGCCGGTCTCAACGCCGGTACTGGCGACTATGGCCTTGTTCATGGGGGTCGGGCAATGGAATTCCTGGCTGGATTCGGCTTATTTCGTCCAGTCCGAGGAGCTGCGTACGCTGGCCTTCCGCATGATGGAGGTCATCAACAAGAGCAACTCTCCGATGGATTCGCTGGCGGTAGCCAACAGTGCCTCGGCGGGTGTGACCAGCTTCTCCTTACAGGTCACTTCAATGGTGGTGTCCATTGTTCCCATTATCTGTGTGTACCCGTTCCTGCAGAAGTATTTCGTACATGGCATCATGCTGGGTTCGGTAAAAGGCTAG
- a CDS encoding ABC transporter permease → MELETQPKSPGTGGGRRSFLWKRFKKQKVLHLFVGLGMIYLLIFAYTPMFGILMAFKDYSISGGIKGIFTSDWVGLRYFDEFVHDYQFGKLVRNTLVLSLLKVIFAFPAPILLAIMLNEVKHMAFKRFVQTISYLPHFISWVVVVGVSYAFLSADVGVVNKALMAMGFTDEPLAFLTSPNYFWGLAVGSAVWKEMGWWTIIFLAAISGISPSQYEAAEIDGAGRLARIRYITLPGMKGTIVVVLVLTIGSILGGGLVGSNFEQAYLLGNSINNPTSEIVQTYAFRVGLSDGRFSYAAAIDLIQSVISVALIFSSNYIAKRVSGSSLF, encoded by the coding sequence ATGGAATTGGAAACACAGCCAAAAAGTCCCGGAACCGGCGGCGGCCGGCGGTCGTTTTTATGGAAGCGGTTTAAAAAACAGAAAGTACTGCATTTGTTCGTCGGGCTAGGCATGATCTATCTGCTGATCTTCGCGTATACTCCGATGTTCGGCATTCTGATGGCGTTCAAGGATTACAGCATCTCCGGCGGCATCAAAGGAATCTTCACCAGCGATTGGGTCGGGCTGAGGTATTTCGATGAATTCGTCCATGACTATCAATTCGGCAAGCTGGTCCGCAACACGCTGGTCCTTAGTCTGCTGAAGGTCATCTTCGCCTTCCCGGCGCCGATTCTGCTGGCGATCATGCTGAACGAAGTGAAGCACATGGCCTTCAAGCGGTTTGTGCAGACGATCAGCTATCTGCCGCATTTTATCTCCTGGGTGGTCGTGGTTGGCGTATCCTATGCCTTTCTGTCCGCCGATGTCGGTGTGGTCAATAAGGCGCTGATGGCGATGGGCTTCACGGATGAGCCGCTAGCCTTCCTGACCAGTCCGAATTACTTTTGGGGGCTGGCGGTAGGGAGTGCGGTGTGGAAGGAGATGGGCTGGTGGACGATTATTTTTCTGGCGGCAATATCGGGGATCAGTCCTTCCCAGTATGAGGCTGCTGAGATTGACGGTGCCGGAAGGCTGGCGCGAATCCGTTATATCACCCTGCCGGGGATGAAGGGAACCATCGTTGTTGTACTGGTGCTGACCATCGGAAGTATTCTCGGCGGCGGACTGGTGGGCTCCAACTTCGAGCAGGCCTACCTGCTAGGCAACAGTATCAATAATCCAACTTCTGAGATTGTCCAGACCTACGCATTCAGAGTGGGATTAAGCGACGGACGGTTCTCCTATGCAGCAGCGATAGATTTAATTCAATCGGTGATTTCGGTAGCGCTGATATTCTCCAGTAACTATATTGCCAAGCGGGTGTCAGGCTCCAGTCTGTTTTAG
- a CDS encoding helix-turn-helix domain-containing protein, whose amino-acid sequence MNSREYGLGEGPMVKGNGYKPPNLHRWGPGVRDVYALHYIVSGRGYLKTGQTVHPVETGESFMIFPQTEVYYYPDPQDPWAYCWIEFSGAEALRLLAMIHISPDQPVVTAAPQDFRAMFDQVEGYQQEPYARERSDAALHLLLSYYMESYPSEQASLKKDYVGSAKAYIESNYWKSSLSVLDVVEYVTIERSYLFRLFKKETGTSISGYLTTVRIRRACELLAESRLSVKSLSYSVGYHDPLYFSKIFKKVTSYTPSQYRKGYREGKIILPPADGGGGEGPL is encoded by the coding sequence ATGAACTCTAGGGAATACGGACTTGGCGAGGGTCCAATGGTAAAAGGGAACGGGTACAAGCCCCCCAATCTGCACAGATGGGGACCCGGCGTCCGGGATGTATATGCGCTGCATTATATCGTAAGCGGCAGAGGTTACTTGAAGACCGGCCAGACGGTACACCCTGTGGAGACGGGCGAGAGCTTCATGATTTTTCCGCAGACGGAGGTGTATTATTATCCTGATCCGCAGGACCCGTGGGCGTATTGCTGGATTGAGTTCAGCGGGGCGGAGGCTCTGCGCTTGCTTGCCATGATTCATATCTCACCGGACCAGCCCGTTGTAACGGCTGCCCCGCAGGATTTCAGGGCTATGTTCGATCAGGTCGAGGGGTATCAACAGGAGCCGTATGCACGGGAGCGCTCGGATGCGGCGCTTCATCTGCTGCTGTCGTATTACATGGAGTCTTATCCGAGTGAGCAGGCCAGTCTCAAGAAGGACTATGTAGGGTCAGCGAAGGCCTATATCGAGAGTAACTATTGGAAGTCTTCCTTATCGGTGCTGGATGTGGTGGAATATGTGACGATTGAGCGCAGTTACCTGTTCCGGCTGTTCAAAAAAGAGACGGGCACCTCCATCTCCGGCTACCTGACCACCGTGCGCATCCGGCGGGCCTGCGAGCTGCTGGCGGAGTCGCGGTTGTCGGTGAAGTCGTTGTCTTACTCGGTCGGCTACCACGACCCGCTGTACTTCTCGAAGATATTTAAGAAGGTTACTTCGTACACGCCTTCACAGTACAGGAAGGGGTATAGGGAGGGGAAGATCATTCTTCCTCCGGCGGATGGGGGTGGGGGGGAGGGGCCATTGTAA
- a CDS encoding endo-1,4-beta-xylanase translates to MKNRIKKVVGGLALASVLLTSVMAGNASAAITNGSKFLGNIIAGSAPSNFTTYWNQVTPENGTKWGAIEGNRNQMNWGNADMIYNYAISKNIPFKFHTLVWGSQEPNWVAGLPAAEQKAEISSFITQAGQRYSAKSAFVDVVNEPLHAKPSYRNAIGGDGSTGWDWVIWSFQQARAAFPNSKLLINEYGIIGDPSAADKYVTIINHLKSRGLIDGIGIQCHYFNMDNVSVSTMNTVLGKLAATGLPIYVSELDITGDDNTQLARYQQKFPVLWNHPSVKGVTLWGYIQNQTWAANTHLVNSNGTERPALKWLKQYLGGSSALMETTDAQDLTITDSVIQPESVVEPDLQLDLQPVLEPVPAE, encoded by the coding sequence TTGAAGAATAGAATCAAGAAGGTTGTGGGCGGGCTCGCCCTAGCGAGTGTTCTGCTCACCTCTGTGATGGCAGGCAATGCCAGCGCAGCAATTACCAACGGATCGAAGTTCCTGGGGAATATTATTGCAGGCAGTGCTCCCAGCAACTTCACCACTTATTGGAATCAGGTCACCCCTGAGAACGGCACCAAATGGGGAGCCATTGAAGGCAACCGCAACCAGATGAACTGGGGCAATGCGGACATGATCTATAACTATGCTATAAGCAAAAACATCCCGTTCAAGTTCCATACCCTGGTCTGGGGTAGCCAGGAGCCTAACTGGGTTGCCGGCTTACCGGCAGCGGAGCAGAAGGCGGAGATCAGCTCGTTCATTACTCAGGCAGGGCAGCGTTATTCGGCCAAGTCAGCCTTCGTGGATGTTGTCAATGAACCGCTGCATGCCAAGCCCTCGTATCGCAATGCCATCGGCGGTGACGGAAGCACCGGCTGGGATTGGGTCATCTGGTCCTTCCAGCAAGCCCGGGCAGCGTTCCCGAATTCCAAGCTGCTCATCAATGAATATGGCATTATCGGTGACCCCAGCGCGGCCGATAAGTATGTGACCATTATCAATCACCTGAAGTCCAGAGGACTGATTGACGGGATCGGCATTCAGTGCCACTACTTCAATATGGATAATGTTAGTGTGAGCACCATGAATACTGTACTGGGTAAGCTTGCTGCAACAGGCCTGCCAATCTATGTCTCCGAGCTGGATATTACCGGTGATGACAACACCCAGCTTGCCAGATACCAACAGAAATTCCCTGTGCTCTGGAACCATCCTTCCGTTAAGGGCGTAACCCTGTGGGGCTACATCCAGAATCAGACCTGGGCAGCCAATACCCATCTGGTGAATTCCAACGGTACAGAGCGCCCTGCCCTGAAGTGGCTGAAGCAATACCTGGGCGGCTCGTCAGCCCTGATGGAAACCACAGACGCCCAGGACCTCACTATCACTGACAGTGTGATCCAGCCGGAAAGTGTGGTTGAGCCAGACCTGCAACTGGATCTCCAGCCTGTGCTGGAACCCGTTCCTGCCGAATAA
- a CDS encoding glycoside hydrolase family 43 protein, with the protein MAKKAGLYLLAISLMLGILFNPSTAAAATFTNPFIYADAPDNDVIRVGNVYYMTSTTMHMTPGVPIMKSYDLVNWEIVNYVYDTYANGDAQNLNNGQNEYGKGSWASSLRYHNGIYYVSFGSNSTGRTYIYQTTNIENGPWTSSVLGSYYHDASLLFDNGRVFLVYGVDNISLIELTADAKAIKSGGISQVIIPNSSNIAGSNFIVKAEGAHIQKINGYYYVFLICWPSGSGRTQLTYRSTSLTGGYTGQVSLNDSGIAQGGIVDTPSGSWYAMLFRDSGAVGRMPYLVPVTWSGNWPVFGSGGKAPRTLNLPAEGYPVKKVYASDEFTAPASGSGLAKVWQWNHNPDNSKWSLTQRQGFMRLTTGKVNTSLLDARNTLTQRTFGPKSTGVTALETGGMKDGDVAGLAAFQAKYGFVGVKMSGNSKSIVMVNASSGSMTQVANVPLSQNRVYLKVVCDFTNQTDKAYFSYSLDGNNWTSIGNTLQMSYTLPHFMGYRFALFNYATKSAGGYADFDYLRLE; encoded by the coding sequence ATGGCTAAAAAGGCAGGGCTGTACTTGCTGGCAATCTCGCTCATGCTCGGTATCCTGTTCAATCCGTCAACGGCTGCGGCGGCGACCTTTACCAATCCGTTCATTTATGCCGATGCCCCGGACAATGACGTCATCAGGGTAGGCAATGTGTATTACATGACCAGCACAACCATGCATATGACCCCCGGAGTCCCTATCATGAAGTCCTATGATCTGGTGAACTGGGAGATCGTGAATTATGTCTACGATACGTATGCAAACGGCGATGCACAGAATCTGAACAATGGACAGAATGAGTATGGCAAGGGCTCCTGGGCAAGCAGCCTCAGATACCATAACGGGATCTACTATGTGTCCTTCGGGTCCAATTCAACCGGCCGGACTTATATCTATCAGACTACCAATATTGAAAATGGCCCGTGGACCTCATCGGTCCTGGGCAGCTATTATCACGATGCGTCGCTGCTGTTCGACAATGGGCGTGTCTTCCTGGTGTACGGAGTTGATAATATCAGCCTGATTGAGCTGACGGCAGATGCCAAGGCCATTAAGTCCGGCGGAATCAGTCAGGTGATCATCCCGAATTCCAGCAATATTGCCGGTTCGAACTTCATTGTGAAGGCCGAAGGCGCACATATCCAGAAGATCAACGGCTATTATTATGTGTTCCTGATCTGCTGGCCTTCGGGAAGCGGACGTACCCAATTGACCTACCGCTCTACCAGCTTAACCGGAGGTTACACAGGGCAAGTGTCGCTTAACGACTCGGGCATTGCCCAGGGCGGCATCGTGGACACGCCTTCCGGCTCCTGGTACGCGATGCTCTTCAGGGATAGCGGGGCTGTCGGACGAATGCCGTATCTGGTGCCGGTAACCTGGTCCGGTAACTGGCCGGTCTTCGGAAGCGGGGGTAAAGCGCCGCGGACGCTGAACCTGCCAGCCGAAGGGTATCCGGTGAAGAAGGTGTACGCGTCAGACGAGTTCACGGCGCCTGCTTCAGGCTCAGGGCTGGCTAAGGTCTGGCAGTGGAACCACAATCCTGATAACTCGAAGTGGTCGCTGACTCAGCGCCAAGGCTTCATGCGGCTGACGACCGGCAAGGTAAACACAAGTCTGCTGGATGCCCGGAACACGCTGACCCAGCGGACGTTCGGACCGAAGAGCACAGGCGTCACGGCTCTGGAGACGGGCGGAATGAAGGACGGGGACGTTGCCGGACTGGCTGCTTTTCAGGCGAAATACGGGTTCGTAGGTGTGAAGATGTCCGGCAATTCCAAGTCCATAGTGATGGTCAATGCCAGCTCCGGGTCCATGACTCAAGTGGCGAATGTGCCGCTCAGCCAGAACAGAGTCTATCTGAAGGTGGTCTGCGATTTCACCAATCAGACGGATAAGGCGTACTTCTCCTATAGTCTGGACGGCAACAACTGGACATCCATAGGGAATACGCTGCAGATGTCTTATACGCTGCCTCACTTTATGGGTTACCGGTTTGCGTTGTTCAATTATGCGACGAAGTCAGCGGGCGGCTATGCGGATTTTGATTATCTGCGTCTGGAATAG
- a CDS encoding carbohydrate-binding protein, with translation MFKKLSVLAMTFVLLLGCLPMLSAQAAGNATAKQPGNSNPLMDHKLGADPFALTYNGRVYIYMSSDAYVYNSNGTVKDNDFSALNKINVISSADMVNWTDHGAIPVAGANNVNGSAGIAKWASLSWAPSAAVKKINGQDKFFLYFANGASGIGVLTANSPIGPWSDPLGKALVTGSTPGMSGVTWLFDPAVLVDDDGSGYLYAGGGIPNTSDPASVASPKTARVLRLGADMTSIVGSASTIDAPYMFEDSGIHKYGGKYYYSYCFNFSGTHPAAYPAGEIGYMVSNSPMGPFTYTGHFLKNPYTFFGVGGNNHHAVFNFNNQWYVVYHAQTVAKAVLGDGKGYRSPHINKLVHNANGTIQEVQGDMAGIAQISNLNPYNRVEAETIGWNAGITTERTQAAGGPVSNMNVTNINNGDWVAVGNADFGSGASSFKANVASATGGGRIEIRLDSATGPLVGTLNVPNTGGAQSWQEVQTTVSNATGVHRLYLVFTGSGSGNLFNFDYWQFSTGGDGGTTPPPVSKVEAEDMTLSGTYAGKITSPFNGVALYGNDDAAQFNQYYAYGTHNFSVRGASNNSSTARVDLLIGGVNVGSFNFSGTTPSVQTLTNVAHATGNQEVKLVVTTDNGSWDAYVDYIEWNQ, from the coding sequence ATGTTCAAAAAGCTCTCGGTGCTTGCAATGACCTTTGTTTTGCTGCTGGGCTGTCTGCCTATGCTGTCTGCTCAGGCGGCAGGGAATGCCACAGCCAAACAGCCGGGAAATTCCAATCCGCTGATGGACCACAAACTGGGTGCCGATCCCTTCGCATTGACGTATAACGGAAGAGTCTATATCTATATGTCGAGTGATGCCTATGTCTATAACAGCAACGGAACCGTGAAGGATAATGATTTCAGCGCATTGAACAAAATCAATGTCATCTCTTCGGCAGATATGGTGAACTGGACAGACCATGGCGCCATCCCGGTAGCCGGAGCCAATAATGTTAACGGTTCTGCAGGTATTGCCAAATGGGCCTCGCTCTCCTGGGCGCCTTCAGCCGCCGTGAAGAAAATCAACGGACAGGACAAGTTCTTCCTGTACTTCGCCAACGGGGCATCAGGCATCGGGGTACTGACAGCCAACTCTCCGATTGGCCCATGGTCCGATCCGCTGGGCAAAGCGCTGGTGACAGGCAGTACGCCGGGAATGTCCGGGGTGACCTGGCTGTTTGACCCGGCGGTGCTGGTCGATGACGACGGCAGCGGCTACCTGTATGCGGGCGGGGGCATCCCCAACACTTCGGACCCTGCATCTGTTGCAAGTCCCAAGACAGCCCGCGTGCTGAGACTCGGTGCGGATATGACCAGCATTGTTGGAAGCGCCTCCACTATTGATGCTCCCTATATGTTCGAGGATTCGGGCATCCACAAGTACGGCGGCAAATATTATTACTCGTATTGCTTCAACTTCTCCGGTACGCACCCGGCTGCCTATCCGGCAGGTGAAATCGGGTATATGGTCAGCAACAGTCCGATGGGACCTTTTACGTACACCGGACATTTCCTGAAGAATCCTTACACCTTCTTCGGGGTAGGCGGCAACAACCACCATGCGGTATTTAACTTCAACAACCAATGGTATGTAGTCTATCACGCTCAGACTGTGGCGAAGGCTGTCCTCGGTGACGGCAAAGGCTACCGTTCTCCGCATATCAACAAGCTGGTCCATAATGCGAACGGAACCATCCAGGAGGTTCAGGGAGACATGGCGGGCATCGCCCAGATTTCCAATCTGAATCCATATAACAGAGTCGAAGCCGAGACGATCGGCTGGAACGCGGGCATTACAACGGAACGTACGCAGGCTGCGGGCGGTCCTGTCAGCAATATGAATGTGACCAATATTAACAATGGAGACTGGGTTGCCGTGGGCAATGCCGATTTCGGCTCCGGCGCTTCCAGCTTCAAGGCGAATGTGGCTTCAGCCACAGGCGGCGGGCGGATCGAAATCCGGCTCGACAGCGCAACCGGCCCGCTGGTCGGCACGCTGAATGTTCCTAATACAGGAGGAGCGCAGTCCTGGCAGGAGGTGCAGACCACGGTCAGTAATGCGACAGGGGTGCACAGGCTCTATCTGGTCTTCACCGGATCAGGTTCCGGCAATTTGTTCAACTTCGATTACTGGCAGTTCTCGACGGGCGGTGATGGCGGCACGACACCTCCTCCGGTGAGCAAGGTGGAAGCGGAGGACATGACGCTCAGCGGAACCTATGCGGGCAAGATCACTTCCCCTTTTAACGGAGTGGCGCTGTACGGGAATGATGACGCTGCTCAGTTCAATCAATATTATGCCTACGGCACGCATAACTTCTCGGTCCGGGGGGCTTCTAACAATTCCTCTACGGCGCGGGTGGATCTGCTGATCGGCGGAGTGAACGTTGGCTCCTTCAATTTCAGCGGAACAACGCCCTCGGTACAGACGTTGACCAATGTGGCCCATGCCACCGGCAATCAGGAGGTCAAGCTGGTCGTAACCACGGACAATGGAAGCTGGGATGCCTATGTGGATTATATTGAATGGAACCAGTGA